In the genome of Microcoleus vaginatus PCC 9802, the window TCAAAATAGCGGTAATTCAGGTGAACCGTAGGCAAGTATGGATTGCGGGGGTGCAGCACCATCGAAGTGCCTGTTGCATAGAAATCGTGCCCAGCAGCTTCAGGGTGCTTTGCCAGAATCAAAGCCGGCAAACTTTCGCCCCACACTTGGGAAAAATTGACTCCGCCTTGTTCAAAAACATCGCCTTCGCGTATGACGCGAGAACGTCCGCCGCCGCCTTCGGAGCGTTCCCAAGAGTCCTCCTTAAATTTGCCAACGCCATCGAGCTGTTCGAGGGATTGACAAATTTCGTCTTGTAGGCTTTTCATAAATTGGCTGACTCTAGCTCTAGAGTCAGCGGGTGGCAAAAACGGGGAAGTGGCGGTTTTAAGTGTTGTAGAAACTGTCATAAAATTTTCTGTTGTCAGATTTGAGTCTTAGATGGGCGATGAATCCCAAATCCAGTCGTCATGTAATTATGCCACCGTAGGTCTGCAAATGATCGCTATGAAGTTACATTAAAAAATAGCAATAAAAATATACTTAAACCTGCGATCGAAAATTCGCTAACCCAATTGCAGAGCTATGGTGGAGAACACAATGCCCAATACACTCGATGTTAGTTCAGTCTTAGAAATCCTGCGACCTGTGCAAGACCCCGAACTGCAAAAGAGTTTGGTGGAATTGAACATGATTCGTAACATCAAAATTGACGGCGGTGTCGTCAGTTTTACTTTAGTGCTGACAACGCCTGCTTGCCCGCTGCGAGAATTTATTGTCGAAGATTGCCAAAAAGCGGTCAAACAGTTGCCAGGAGTCGAAAAAGTGGCGGTGGAGGTGACAGCCGAGACGCCACAGCAGAAGGGAGTGGTCGATCGCCAAGGCATTGAAGGCGTTAAAAATATTATCGCAATTTCCAGCGGTAAAGGCGGCGTCGGCAAAAGCACGGTGGCGGTAAATGTGGCAGTAGCGCTGGCGCAAACCGGCGCTAAGGTAGGTTTGCTGGATGCGGATATCTATGGGCCCAACGACCCGACAATGTTGGGTCTGGGGGACGCGAAAGTGATGGTTAGGGACGGAAAAAGCGGGGAAAGCCTCGAACCCGCTTTTAATTACGGCGTCAAATTGGTGTCGATGGCGTTTTTAATTGACAAAGACCAACCCGTGATTTGGCGCGGCCCGATGTTGAATGGGATCATTCGACAGTTCCTCTATCAGGTGAATTGGGGCGATTTAGACTATTTGATTGTCGATATGCCTCCGGGTACTGGAGACGCGCAGTTGACTATGGCGCAAGCGGTGCCGATGGCTGGTGTGGTGATCGTGACGACGCCGCAGACTGTGGCATTGTTGGACTCCCGCAAGGGTTTAAAGATGTTCCAGCAGTTGGGAGTGTCGGTGTTGGGAATTGTGGAAAACATGAGCTATTTTGTGCCGCCGGATATGCCCGACAAGCAATACGATATTTTCGGTTCCGGTGGCGGGGAAAAGACTGCTGCTGAGTTGGGAGTGCCGCTGTTAGGTCGGATTCCGCTGGAAATTCCGTTGCGGGAAGGTGGGGATTCGGGGGTGCCGATCGTAGTGGGGCAACCGGGTTCTGCTTCAGCTAGGGAGTTGCGGGCGATCGCGGGCCGCATTGCGGGTAAAGTTTCCGTAGCAGCCTTAGCCTAACAAACTCTCGTTTCTGGGCTTTGCCTGGTGTCTTCGGGTTGACGAAGATTTGCCTAGTTCTCAGGCTCTGCTTGGGAACTAGAAACGAGAAAAGGTAAGCTATAAAGAGCAAACTTAACATTCAAAGAATTATGATTTTTCCAGGTTCGGCAGTTCGAGTTAAAGATAAGGGTGAGATTTACTACGCCTTTCAAGGACAAGTTCAGCGAGTTAGCGATGGGAAGGTCGCGGTACTGTTTGAAGGTGGCAATTGGGACAAGCTGATCACGTTCCGGCTGTCGCAGTTGGAACTTGTCGATGCTACGGCTGGTCGCGTGAAATAGTCAGCGGTCATTAGTCATTGGTAAAGGGTAATGCGTAATTTGTAAAAAGTACCCAAGACCAGGGTACTAAATGAAAACCCTTGACTAATGACTAATGACTGATAACTGATGACTAATGAGTAATGACTAATGACTAATCACTAAAACTATGCGTTTACCTTTACCCCAATTTGCTACAAAAGAGCGTCACCCCGATCGCATTGCTGAGGTAATCGAGACGGCAACTTCGGAGTTTTTGGCTCAATGTTTGGAACCGGAAGACTTAAGCTTTCCCGTGATGCCGCCTTTTGGGAGTTGGGTGAAGGCCGAGGATGAAGAGTCGAAAAATCAAATTTACGGCGTGGTTTATTACGCTACGACTAGCCCGATCGACTCGGTGCACAGAGCTCGCGCTTTGGGTTTGTCGCTGGAAGAGTTGCGGGAAGAACAACCGCAGATTTTTGCGATGCTCAAAACCGAGTTTCGAGTGGCGATTGTGGGGTTTGAGGCTGCGCCGGAAAGGTTGAACGGTCACGGCCCATCGAGGGGTAAAATTTATCAGTATTTGCCGCCGCGCCCCCCGCAAATTCACCAGGCGGTTTATCGCTGCGAACCGGATGAGGTGATTGATTTTACCGTGCAGTTGGATTTTTTGAGGACGCTGCTGGGGGTGGCTAATGCGCCGGTGGAGGCGCTGACGGCGGCGGCGATTCGGGAGATTTATCAGTTGCGGATGCGCGATCGATCTTGGTTGGTGGAAGCGGGGAGGAGTTTGAGTGTTTTGTTGAAGGATGATTATGACAGGTTGAGGGTGATTTTGAGTCAGATTCATCCGTAGGGAAAAGCTGGAATAAGATAATCTGGACTTACGCAAAAAGTGGTTTGACACGCTACGGATAGCAGTAAGGTGTGCAATGTGCACCCTAGATAATTAGGTTCTGCGTCAGTCCAGATCAGGTTTTTTGGAGGCCAAATATTTTATGTGGGTAGAGGTAACAGCGCTAAATCAAGTTCCCGAAGGGGGTGTGTTGAAGGTAAAAGTTGAGGAAACTTCAGTGATTTTGAATCGTCAAGGCCTGAATGTCACTTGTTACCGCAATGCTTGCACTCATTTAGAATATCCGATCGACATGGGTAAGGTAAGCAGCGGTATCCTTACCTGTCCTTTTCATAAGTATCAGTACAAATTAGATACGGGTAAATGTGTGAATGCACCCAGCGATTCTCTGGAATCTTATCCGGTAAAGATTGAGGGCGATCGCGTTTTTGTAGAAATAGATTAGTTATGCGTTAGTCGTTCAGTCCGACAGGGGTTTAAACCCCTGTCTCATAGCTAAAGTCGTCTTTAGACGACTGTAGATTAATATTGGATATTCAATCCGGCTTAAATACCCCCTCGCCCTTTTAGTCCGCATTGGCGTAGCTTGCGCGAAGCGCTTATGCGGACTAAGGTTTGACTCTTAAGCGGTTTCAAGCGCCGGTCAATGTTTCAACCTACCATTTTCGCGCGCCGCTGGCGGAGGAAAACCGCCAAAAGCCCGATCGCACCTACCGCCAAAAGCAGCCATTCTTCCGGTTCAGGAACCCCCGAAACATTCAGAGGATTATTCGGCTTACTTAACTGTTCCTTACCAGATTCTACCTCTCTGTCAAATCGATCGCTCTTAGCTTCCGCTGCTTTTAGCTGCTCCCTTTGCGCGTCATTAACTAACACAATCATCGAAGAATAAGGCGTCACCACTTTGAAATTTTTAGCTACTGCGTGCATCGCATCCAGTTGCGTCAATTGATTGGAACTTTTCTGCTTGCTAAGTGCAGTTATCAACTGCCGCGCAGCTATCGGTTTAAAGCCTTCATTTCCGGCCTTTTTTGACTCTGCGACGGCCGCCGATTTTGCAGTTTTTTCCGACTGTGGCGTTTTGGCATAACTCCAAGCATAGCCGTCAACAACGCTAACTGTAGATGGGCCCGAAGCTGCTGTTGTTGCTACTCGCTGCATCGCCTCTTTCATATCCGTAGCAACTCCGCCGCCGCTATCTTGAATAACCTTCAAAGTTGCATCGTCGTAGCCGGGGGGCAAACCTCCCAAATGCACTGTCCACAGCGGTGGAGAGATGGAAACTTTAGGTTTGCGATCGTCCGATAATTCGTAACTGTGGCGATCACTCACCACAAATACAGTATCGTAACTTTTATCGCCCCGCAACTGTGCAAACCGTTGCAGCATATCTTTGAGCTGGATTGTACCGTAAAATGTCACCTTTGCGGCATCGAAATTGCGTACATCTTCCACAAACTTAGGTGGCATTCCCGCAGCGCTGGCGACATACAAATCAACAGCATTTTTTCCGGCTGCATTAGCTTTCAACCATTCAAAAGTCTCTTTTACTTCCTTACTTTCCGCCGCCATGCTGCGGGAAGTATCGAGAATAACTGCAAATTTCTTGCCTTGCGGTAGCGAGTAACTTGCATCAGCCAGCGGCTTAGCAGAAATGATATTTCCTCCCGGTAGAATCGCCTGCTGCGCGGTTAGCGGTTGCTGTGCGACTGCGGGCAAAAAGGGTGGCAGCCAAGTTTCTCTTGCTTCTTTCCCGCTGTATTTTACCTCTTTCCCGGCGATCGTGCGGCGAGTATTTTGGTTCCAAAAAATGTTGCGTTTTTCAGCTAAAACAGGCATCGCCCAACCCTGCGGCTGCCGCATGACTTTGTAAGTAAGCCACAGGTGCATTTCGGTTGGCCCGTCACTTAGGGTGAATTCTCTTTTAGCCGGGATTGGAAAAGCCCGCAAACGGTATTGTTTGGGGCCAATTTGTTCTAGCAAAGCCGGATCGACTCTTTCTACTACCTGCTGGTTGTAAACTTGCTGTGCGGCACCGCGAGGCGATACCGTAAATACAAAACGTTTGTTTAAATCCGCAGTATCTCCTAGCCAAACTCCTGTAACTGCGGCGCTTTCAGGCAGGGAAAAGTAGTAAAATACTTCTTGCAAGTTCGGCGTTTGATTTTTGTAAACTTCGTAGAGTTGAACGTCTGCCCAATCGCCGTTTTCTTTGACTGTCACTTCTTGCGACTGCAACCATACTTTTTCTTGATTGACATTCAGCAAACCGGCTTTTGCTTCTTCGCGGTTTGAGGTTGACTGCACCGCGTGTTTTACTACTTCTGTGTCGCCTTTTTGCAGTTCCGTATCGAAGAATTCGCCGTAGAGTTTTTCGGCTTTTTCCACATCAGCACTAGAGCCTTGATACAAAAACGGCGACATTAAAAAATTATAGCTGTTCTGCACCGTTTGAGCTGCTCCGTCAGGCAAATTCAAAGTATTTTTGTATATCTCATAAATGTGGTTGTTTTCTCCTACAGTGCTGAGGTAGCGGTAAGGGGACAAATAAGCGTTAACTAAGCCCGAGCGAATCATATCAGACTTGGCTAATAAAGTTTGGCGAACCGTGTCATTTGCGGGGGGAGTCGCCAGCATTTTCAGTGCTGCAACTTGCGGCTGCTGCTGCAAAGCCGAGAAAATAGCCAGCCAAGCTGCTATGACTCCCAAACTTCCGATTAACGCTTTATTTTTCCCGTATTGTGCAGCAAAACTCTGCCATATTTTCCGCCCGGAATGAATGTAGAGAAAGCCGTACAGCGAAGGCATGACAACGAATAAGCTACAGGTTAAACCAAAGAATATCAAGAATAGCGCTATCCAAGTTAAACCCGAAATTAAACCCCATACCCACGCCCCGTATCTAAACATATCCCAAAAGGGTAATACCCATGTAAACTTGAAGAATTCAATCACTGCACTGAAGAATCCAGCAACTGTCACTAATCCCACAGGTATAGCGTAATACATCAGCAATGTTGCCGCCCAAATGCCCACTACTAGCATTAAACTGTGGCATCCTAATTGCAGCCACGCACTTCGTTTTTCTCCGATCAACCTTAAAAAACGAGGCTGTTTCTTATGGGAAGTTTGAGAATCTGAGATATTTTGAACATTTTCTCTTTTACCCAGATATCCGTACAGCATTTCCACTGAAAATGCTGCAATGCACAAAGCAATAGTAGCGATGATTTGAGAACTAGCTGGGGTGAGTTCTCGCAGCAGGAACAAGCGGAGCAAACACAGCAAAAATAGCGGTGCTTCTACGCCGTAAAACCAACGCATTAGCTCTAGGGGTTGCTTGCTAAAAAGCCTAGATCCTATTACTGTACATACAGTGGGTACTGCGATCGTAGCTGCCATCGTCAAAGTAAACTCTAGCGGGATGATGCCATCGATTGTCGCCATAATTAATGGCACTCCTATAATCGGCAAAATTCCCAAGTAAACAAGCGATAAAAAACTCAAATTCCAGAACCAAAAAATTCTTTTTAAAATTCCATCAAATACCTGTTTGATTTTCATTCATTTCTCCTTGTAAGCTTTGTTTAACGCTAGCGTAGACGTTACCAGCAAACTCTTTTACTTCAGGATTTTCGGCGGGTAACGAACTGTTAAATAAAATGGAAACTAGCACCCAATTGTGATTTTTGTGAGTGAGATCGCTGCCGATGCGCGACAAGAAGTTATCGGTAGTATGCTGTGCAGATTGCAGCCAGTATGTAGCGGATAGTTGGTTCTCTTTGAGAGACAGCCAGCGCCCCGTTACAGCAGGAGTTAGTTGTTTTTTTTCTATGCGATTGACGGGAATTCCGCTCGCTACAAAACACAACTCGGGGGCGTGATAAGTTTGCCAGGATGTGCTGGCTACTGTGAGCATGGAACCGCGCAAGTTGCCGGCGACAAATCTGATTTTTTGTGTTTGCGTGTCCGGATAGTTGCCAAAGAATTTTTGTTCGCTAGCATTCAGGGGAATCGACTCTGATTTAATATATTCAGGCAATCTTAAAGGTGCGATCGCCATTTTTGACGTTTCTACATGAGACAGTTGAGCCATGACTGCCAAAACTGTGACTGCTGCAATTATTCCTGGTTTGGCTAAAGGGTGATTTTCGAGAATTTCTGAGTTGAGTTTTGCAGAAATACCGCTGGTTTTTTCTGGCTGGAATTTCGGTACTCGTTGCAGCATTAACCAGGTCACAAAACAAGCACATACTAAACCGACAATTCCCAGAGGAACGTGAATAATTTCTGCTATTTTTGGCTGGTTAAACACTTCTGAAACCAGGACTAACACGGCAACCCGCGCAGCGTTAGCAGACACCAACATTAAGAGATTAGCAGCGCCGACTGCTAGCCATCTTAAACTCAATTTACGCCCTTCCAGCCAGGTAGCAGATAGCAAAAATAGCGTTCCGACTAAGAGGGTTTTAATGCCGCTACAAGGCACGTCAACGTGAGCGATGCCGTTTTCCAAAAGGATAATATCGTAAGAAGAAATAGCCGCAACGTGCAGCATTGAGAGCAACTGTTCTACTACCTGAGCAGTCAGCACTCGCGCCGGCAAACCTAATCCGCTATTAAACTGACTGTTGAATGGTAAAATACAAGCTAGCAAGCCGGCAACTGGCAAGTTTTTTTGCCAAAAGTTCTGCTCCACCAATAAGCCGCACAGCCCGTAAGTTCCGAGGATAAATAGGAGGACAGTAACTTGTTTGATATCAATTATGTACTGAAGCGCGATCGAGCAAATACCCGCACCCAACATCAACACCAACGGATCTCGCCTCAAAACGAAATTTGGCGAAAATCCCGGCGGGCGATCGGAGTTGCCAATCGATCGCACTACTAATGCTACAATCAAAAAACCAATTACTATCTTGTACAGTGTGGGTATCTCAACAAACGAGGATAACAGCCACTTAACTGCCAAGATATTGGCCCAAAACCAAGCAAGCGCCAGTAAAAAAGGAGCCAGCCAAACCCAATTAACCGCAGGATGAGGAGTAACAGAATCTGGAATTGCAGAATCAGTGATATTGGTGCGCTGCATGATACCGCTTGACATTCACGTTGGTGACATCTTAGCTCAGCCAAATTGGTAATGTCTAGACCGATTATTTAAGTTTTGTCAAGCTTCGATTTTTTCTACAGATAAGCTAGCGTTATAATAATTAATTTTAGCCGAGGTAAAAATGAGCGAAAAAAGCCCAGGATACAAAATTGTTAGCGATAACCGACAAGCGCGCCATCTCTATGAAATTATAGAGACATACCAAGTGGGCATCGAGTTGAAGGGAACCGAAGTCAAATCAATTCGGGAAGGAAAAGCCAATTTGCGGGACGGATATGGTTTAGTTCGGAACGGGGAACTGTGGCTGATCAACGTTCACATTTCGCCTTGGAGAAGTGCTAGCAACTATTTTAATCACGAACCCCGCCGCACCCGTAAATTGCTGATGCACAAGCAGGAAATTCGCAAATTAATCGGCAAAGTGGAAGAAAAAGGCTTGACTTTAGTGCCGTTAAAAATGTATTTGAAAGGCGGCTGGGTAAAACTGGATATCGGTTTGGGTAAAGGGAAAAAACTGTACGACAAGCGTGAAGATTTGAAGAAACGCGAAGATAAGCGAGATATGGAAAGAGCGATGAAGCAATTTTAGTCAGAGTCATTTAGTCATTAGTCATTAAACATCTCCGAACAATAAACTAAAACCTTTGCTACTCGAAGGTTGAAAGTTAATTTATGGAGATGTTTATTAGTCAGGAGTCATTAGTGATTCATTATTGGTGATTGCTCATTAATGATTGGCTATTTTAAATCGATTTCGGTTAATAACTCATCATAATATTTTTCAAAATCCTCCCTTGAGGATTTTGAGGACTTCCATCGTCACTACAAACTTAATTAGAGTTATTTCACCCGAGCCCATCTTACAGCAGATTCTATGTTGAGGAACTAAACCCCAGCTCGTTCCATCTCCGTAGGGAAACGGCTCAGGGTAAGTCCCTACACTTCATAAACCTGGAATACGCTGTATCTCCTCATACAGTCGCATACTGTCGATCGGCTGACCGCTGACTAAGTATTATTACTTAGGCATGGCAACAGTTCTACCTTCTTCCTGCTTCCCGCTTCCATCCCCGTAGGGAAACGGCCCAGGGTAAGTCCCTACACTTGATAAACCTGGAATACGCTGTATCTCCTCATACAGTCGCATACTGTCGATCGACCGATCGCTGACTAAGTATTATTACTTAGGTAAGGGCCACAGTTCTACCTTCTTCCTGCTTCCCGCTTCCTTTTTTCTGAAAATATCCGGATTGCTTGTGGAGCCTCATGAATGATTAACCTATGCTCGAATACATCTGGGTAGTGGGGCATTACCCAAGCATTTGGCTGTGGACTGACAAACTCTTATGAGAAATAAGCTCAAACCTGAGTCATTTCGTAAGACTCTGATGCCATTAGGGTGGCAATTAAATCTGGCAAACAAAATATCGCCCAACTCTCAAGTTAAAAAATGCTAAAAATGACACCATTAGCTAACATTTTCAATGCCATGAAAGAGCCAGCAAAAAAGCATCAGAACTCCAAGTGGGGAGCCTTCTTGCTGATGCTAGCAGTAGGCTTTGGCGGCTGGAAAATTGCTTTGCCGGAACTGGCATCTTTTTTTAATAATATTGCGTTTGAAAACTACAAAGCCAATCGATTGGCGGATACTCAACAAGCATATGAGTTAGCGCTCTGGGTAGATCCAAAAAGCCGAACAGCTCTTTACAATTTAGGATGGCTTTGTGAAGAGGTGCAAGATTTACAATGCGCCCGAGGAAAATATCTGCAAGCTGCAAAACTCGGTCTGCCTGCTGCTTACAGCAATCTGGCTCGATTATATATAGTTGATCAAAAAAACTATCCGGCTGCCGTTCACTTCCTGTGGCAAGGTTTGAAATTAGCAGAGGATGATCGAGTCAAATATTCTTTACTCAAAAACTTGGGATGGGCTCGGCTGGAACAGGGTCGATATTCAGAGGCATTGCAACATCTGGATGCAGCGATTAAACTTGATAGTGAAGGACCAGCAACTTACTGCTTAAAAGCGCAAGTCCTAGAAAAGATGAAAAATACTAAGGAAGCGCTACCGCAGTGGAAAATTTGTCTAAAGTATGCGGATTCTCAAGAATTCGATGAGGATATATGGATAGGGATGGCACGTCAACGATTAAACGAGGAAAAAACAAATAAATGAAACGCACAGTTTTGCTTTCATCAACCATACTGGCAATTATAACGGTACTGGAGCTAAGTCAAGCCTCAAAAGCAGTGCCAACTCCTGCGACTGTTAAATCTGCCGTTAATGAATCAGTCGAGATGCTGTTGAACTCGAGTCAGTCGATGCGACAGTGCAAAGATAAAAATGGTGGAAAATATGCGTGTCCGAGATTCACCATGCCTCCGGAGAGCGAAGAATAAGGGTTATTTTCAATAAATTTTGTAGAGTGTACCATCACCACTTTACACAAACAGGTATGTAGTATGTAGTAGTAGTATGCAGGGTGCGCCGTCCGCACCTTATAGCATTTGAGATTTGAGATCAAGAATTGAAGAATGGGAAATAACTTATGCCTATAAGGGTTTGCAGCTTGCATAAAGCTGCATTCTTTTTTTGCACTGATATAACTCTTAATCATTGCTGTATCGGCTATTGCTGGAATCCGCACCGGGCGGGGAGAAAATCCCCGCCAGCAATTCTATCTACTCGCCCTCCGTCAAAGCTGAATCTTGCTGCTGCTGATGTGAGTTGCTGTAAAAACTAGCAATAATCGCCACCATCAACCACCAAAGCATATTCACTTCCGGTCGGTACCAAACTGTATCGACAAAACCGTGGGCCATCATGCCGGCTAAAGTTGCGATCGCCCCAATCAACCAAAACCCCTGACTCGATTTTAGATTTGGGATTTTAGATTTGGGATTTTCGGATTCTTCCTCTAAACTAGAGATCTTAAATTGTGAATCCCGTAGATGTTTGATCTGCAACAAACCTTGATTGACGGTGACAGTCATCAGCCAAAGGAAACACATTAAACCGATAAAACCGGTTTCCACCGCAATTTCCAGCAGCACCGAATA includes:
- a CDS encoding iron-sulfur cluster carrier protein ApbC, which codes for MPNTLDVSSVLEILRPVQDPELQKSLVELNMIRNIKIDGGVVSFTLVLTTPACPLREFIVEDCQKAVKQLPGVEKVAVEVTAETPQQKGVVDRQGIEGVKNIIAISSGKGGVGKSTVAVNVAVALAQTGAKVGLLDADIYGPNDPTMLGLGDAKVMVRDGKSGESLEPAFNYGVKLVSMAFLIDKDQPVIWRGPMLNGIIRQFLYQVNWGDLDYLIVDMPPGTGDAQLTMAQAVPMAGVVIVTTPQTVALLDSRKGLKMFQQLGVSVLGIVENMSYFVPPDMPDKQYDIFGSGGGEKTAAELGVPLLGRIPLEIPLREGGDSGVPIVVGQPGSASARELRAIAGRIAGKVSVAALA
- the smpB gene encoding SsrA-binding protein SmpB, which translates into the protein MSEKSPGYKIVSDNRQARHLYEIIETYQVGIELKGTEVKSIREGKANLRDGYGLVRNGELWLINVHISPWRSASNYFNHEPRRTRKLLMHKQEIRKLIGKVEEKGLTLVPLKMYLKGGWVKLDIGLGKGKKLYDKREDLKKREDKRDMERAMKQF
- a CDS encoding Rieske (2Fe-2S) protein — encoded protein: MWVEVTALNQVPEGGVLKVKVEETSVILNRQGLNVTCYRNACTHLEYPIDMGKVSSGILTCPFHKYQYKLDTGKCVNAPSDSLESYPVKIEGDRVFVEID
- a CDS encoding DUF3252 domain-containing protein, producing MIFPGSAVRVKDKGEIYYAFQGQVQRVSDGKVAVLFEGGNWDKLITFRLSQLELVDATAGRVK
- a CDS encoding TIGR02921 family PEP-CTERM protein, with amino-acid sequence MKIKQVFDGILKRIFWFWNLSFLSLVYLGILPIIGVPLIMATIDGIIPLEFTLTMAATIAVPTVCTVIGSRLFSKQPLELMRWFYGVEAPLFLLCLLRLFLLRELTPASSQIIATIALCIAAFSVEMLYGYLGKRENVQNISDSQTSHKKQPRFLRLIGEKRSAWLQLGCHSLMLVVGIWAATLLMYYAIPVGLVTVAGFFSAVIEFFKFTWVLPFWDMFRYGAWVWGLISGLTWIALFLIFFGLTCSLFVVMPSLYGFLYIHSGRKIWQSFAAQYGKNKALIGSLGVIAAWLAIFSALQQQPQVAALKMLATPPANDTVRQTLLAKSDMIRSGLVNAYLSPYRYLSTVGENNHIYEIYKNTLNLPDGAAQTVQNSYNFLMSPFLYQGSSADVEKAEKLYGEFFDTELQKGDTEVVKHAVQSTSNREEAKAGLLNVNQEKVWLQSQEVTVKENGDWADVQLYEVYKNQTPNLQEVFYYFSLPESAAVTGVWLGDTADLNKRFVFTVSPRGAAQQVYNQQVVERVDPALLEQIGPKQYRLRAFPIPAKREFTLSDGPTEMHLWLTYKVMRQPQGWAMPVLAEKRNIFWNQNTRRTIAGKEVKYSGKEARETWLPPFLPAVAQQPLTAQQAILPGGNIISAKPLADASYSLPQGKKFAVILDTSRSMAAESKEVKETFEWLKANAAGKNAVDLYVASAAGMPPKFVEDVRNFDAAKVTFYGTIQLKDMLQRFAQLRGDKSYDTVFVVSDRHSYELSDDRKPKVSISPPLWTVHLGGLPPGYDDATLKVIQDSGGGVATDMKEAMQRVATTAASGPSTVSVVDGYAWSYAKTPQSEKTAKSAAVAESKKAGNEGFKPIAARQLITALSKQKSSNQLTQLDAMHAVAKNFKVVTPYSSMIVLVNDAQREQLKAAEAKSDRFDREVESGKEQLSKPNNPLNVSGVPEPEEWLLLAVGAIGLLAVFLRQRRAKMVG
- a CDS encoding tetratricopeptide repeat protein; translated protein: MLKMTPLANIFNAMKEPAKKHQNSKWGAFLLMLAVGFGGWKIALPELASFFNNIAFENYKANRLADTQQAYELALWVDPKSRTALYNLGWLCEEVQDLQCARGKYLQAAKLGLPAAYSNLARLYIVDQKNYPAAVHFLWQGLKLAEDDRVKYSLLKNLGWARLEQGRYSEALQHLDAAIKLDSEGPATYCLKAQVLEKMKNTKEALPQWKICLKYADSQEFDEDIWIGMARQRLNEEKTNK
- the xrtO gene encoding exosortase O, with amino-acid sequence MQRTNITDSAIPDSVTPHPAVNWVWLAPFLLALAWFWANILAVKWLLSSFVEIPTLYKIVIGFLIVALVVRSIGNSDRPPGFSPNFVLRRDPLVLMLGAGICSIALQYIIDIKQVTVLLFILGTYGLCGLLVEQNFWQKNLPVAGLLACILPFNSQFNSGLGLPARVLTAQVVEQLLSMLHVAAISSYDIILLENGIAHVDVPCSGIKTLLVGTLFLLSATWLEGRKLSLRWLAVGAANLLMLVSANAARVAVLVLVSEVFNQPKIAEIIHVPLGIVGLVCACFVTWLMLQRVPKFQPEKTSGISAKLNSEILENHPLAKPGIIAAVTVLAVMAQLSHVETSKMAIAPLRLPEYIKSESIPLNASEQKFFGNYPDTQTQKIRFVAGNLRGSMLTVASTSWQTYHAPELCFVASGIPVNRIEKKQLTPAVTGRWLSLKENQLSATYWLQSAQHTTDNFLSRIGSDLTHKNHNWVLVSILFNSSLPAENPEVKEFAGNVYASVKQSLQGEMNENQTGI